In Aspergillus luchuensis IFO 4308 DNA, chromosome 1, nearly complete sequence, the following are encoded in one genomic region:
- a CDS encoding uncharacterized protein (COG:E;~EggNog:ENOG410PHHD;~InterPro:IPR013057;~PFAM:PF01490;~TransMembrane:11 (i60-79o85-106i133-156o162-183i190-214o234-255i267-288o308-327i348-369o381-402i414-437o)), whose protein sequence is MSASIGPRDLAEIHDTPAYDYGQDVEKKQLDDTSPEEEDPFGNEEFAEVKYRTMGWWKTGILMVAENVSIGILSLPSAFATLGFVPALIILIGISAISWYTAYILCQFKLRYPQVHSMGDAGEIIMGRFGRELLGIGQLLFLIFVMASHVLTFTVLMNTITEHGTCTIVFGVIALVVSCVGALPRTMDKVYWMSIASFLSIVAATMATMIAVGVEYKGHIPLAATTHLSFNEEFLAVSNLFFAYVGHASFFGFISEMDKPREFTKSISVLQVIDTSLYIASAVVIYRYVGADVQSPALGSAGPLGKKIAYGLAIPTVLIAGIVNGHVASKYVYVRVFRGTNHMHERTLLSIGSWVAIGLISWVVAWVIAESIPVFNNLLSLITALFGCWFAYGFPAIFWFTLNKGQWFASTKKIFLTVSNTFILAMAITLCGLGLYVSGDAISKDSGSGVWTCANNAV, encoded by the exons ATGAGTGCTTCGATAGGACCCAGAGACCTGGCAGAGATTCATGACACTCCTGCGTATGACTACGGACAGgatgtggagaagaagcaactGGATGATACATCccctgaagaggaagatccaTTTGGAAATGAAGAGTTCGCAGAAGTGAAATATCGGACGATGGGTTGGTG GAAAACAGGGATAC TCATGGTCGCAGAGAATGTTTCCATTGGAATTCTATCCCTTCCATCCGCCTTTGCAACGCTGGGATTTGTCCC GGCTCTGATCATACTAATTGGAATATCCGCTATATCATGGTATACGGCCTACATTCTTTGTCAGTTCAAGTTACGATACCCCCAGGTCCATAGCATGGGAGATGCGGGTGAAATCATAATGGGGCGATTCGGACGGGAACTGCTTGGTATCGGCCAGCTACTATTCCTTATATTCGTCATGGCCAGTCACGTCTTGACCTTCACGGTTCTCATGAATACGATTACCGAGCATGGTACCTGCACAATCGTGTTTGGTGTTATTGCACTGGTTGTCAGTTGCGTTGGTGCCTTACCACGCACCATGGACAAGGTATATTGGATGTCGATTGCAT CATTTCTCAGCATTGTGGCAGCAACTATGGCCACTATGATAGCGGTCGGCGTAGAGTACAAAGGCCACATCCCTCTTGCTGCGACTACCCATCTCAGTTTCAACGAAGAATTTCTGGCAGTCAGCAATTTGTTCTTTGCTTATG TCGGTCATGCGTCGTTCTTCGGCTTTATCTCAGAGATGGACAAACCTCGAGAGTTCACCAAGTCCATATCGGTACTTCAAGTCATTGATACCTCGCTATACATAGCTAGCGCAGTGGTTATATACCGCTACGTAGGTGCGGACGTTCAATCCCCTGCATTAGGCTCTGCGGGGCCCctaggaaagaaaatcgCCTACGGGCTGGCTATTCCGACT GTCCTTATTGCGGGAATTGTCAATGGCCATGTAGCCAGCAAGTACGTGTACGTGCGTGTTTTCCGCGGCACAAACCACATGCATGAACGGACATTGCTCTCCATCGGCTCATGGGTCGCTATTGGATTGATTTCCTGGGTAGTTGCCTGGGTCATCGCAGAGTCAATCCCAGTCTTCAACAACCTTTTGAGTCTAATT ACTGCACTTTTTGGCTGTTGGTTCGCTT ATGGGTTCCCTGCTATCTTCTGGTTCACCTTGAACAAGGGCCAATGGTTCGCATCAACcaagaaaatatttcttacCGTGTCCAACACGTTCATTTTGGCCATGGCAATTACCCTT TGCGGTCTCGGGTTATACGTATCGGGCGATGCTATCAGCAAGGATAGTGGCAGTGGTGTCTGGACGTGTGCTAACAATGCTGTTTGA
- a CDS encoding uncharacterized protein (COG:S;~EggNog:ENOG410PV9X;~InterPro:IPR011009,IPR002575;~PFAM:PF01636) has protein sequence MWKPVDLPFQKSQPQPRLPTTDEIRACTNVLWETMASKVVTFNDNIVVKYGGCINTWEGQALIYLERHVPEVPAPRLYAMYYEGKQLFLVMQRIPGVQLDTIWPTLTPSEKDGIIAKLQLIFSAMRKAECPWPNFFGGLDGGGVHHYLFYSQHGDQKFLGPFTGEPAFVAGLVGNYRALVERNNHPDYKARFYEKYLARVLQGHRPTLTHGDVQQKNIMIVEDTSCSNEQGERSFDVVLVDWENAGWFPDFWEFFCASHPFIFEWDEDWSWRVQDFVEVWPAEMAIMQLIDRELGW, from the coding sequence ACTACCTACAACAGATGAGATCCGCGCCTGCACCAATGTCCTCTGGGAGACTATGGCCTCCAAGGTCGTGACATTTAACGACAATATTGTCGTGAAGTATGGGGGTTGTATAAACACCTGGGAAGGCCAGGCATTGATTTATCTTGAACGACATGTCCCCGAAGTTCCAGCCCCTCGACTGTACGCGATGTACTATGAGGGCAAACAACTTTTCCTAGTCATGCAACGCATCCCCGGTGTGCAATTAGATACTATCTGGCCAACATTAACCCCCTCCGAGAAGGATGGCATTATAGCAAAACTTCAACTAATATTCTCCGCCATGCGAAAGGCTGAGTGCCCATGGCCCAACTTTTTCGGTGGCCtggacggcggcggcgtaCATCACTACCTATTTTACAGCCAGCACGGCGATCAGAAGTTTCTAGGGCCTTTCACTGGTGAACCAGCCTTCGTTGCTGGCCTTGTGGGTAATTATAGGGCCTTAGTCGAGCGTAACAATCATCCAGACTACAAGGCTCGCTTTTACGAGAAATACCTCGCTCGCGTTCTTCAAGGTCACCGGCCTACATTGACGCATGGTGACGTTCAGCAGAAGAATATCATGATTGTGGAGGACACAAGTTGCTCAAACGAGCAGGGTGAGCGTTCGTTTGACGTTGTGCTGGTCGACTGGGAGAATGCTGGCTGGTTTCCTGACTTTTGGGAGTTCTTTTGTGCATCGCACCCTTTCATTTTCGAGTGGGATGAAGACTGGTCATGGCGAGTCCAGGACTTTGTGGAAGTGTGGCCTGCCGAGATGGCTATTATGCAATTGATTGATAGGGAATTGGGCTGGTGA